The DNA sequence GGCGGTATGTGTGACAGTGGatgtagataaaaaaaaatgttaaagacatgagagagacaggatgtgTACCTGTCTCTTGCTAAAGTCCTGGCATGGACTTATGAGCTTCGCCCCGTTCAGGGGAATCATTCCTTTGGGGGTGTtgtcggtcttcttcttatagAACTCCAGTCCGTCATCACTTAACACCGCCCAAACTGCTTTCCATGAGTTCAGTAGAGTGCCCTTGAAGTGTGTACAGAGTCAGACCACAGGCCACACAGACTTAAGAAAACATTTCTCATACATGGGCCACGTTGAGGATGTAACTTCCTCAAAGCCTTCTTTCTATTTGTATTCAGTGGAATTATACTCTGATGACAATAATCAGCTCCAAAAACGAAATAAATATCATGTTTAGACACACAATTTACAATAGGCTAAAAGTCTGACAGATTGTTATGACACACTACAATTCAACCAATGAAGATGGTTGACTAACTGTCAGGCCGCCTCCATGATGACACTGACACCCACGTATTCTTATAAACTTGACCAAAGTATTTTTAACACCTCTAGTGTGAAGGAACTTGAGGTGTATAACCATAGTTAAGCTCTCTACGCTGTATATGACAAGCTATTGTGAATTACGGTCAAAAGGAGATTAACACAAACACTGTATCAAACCATACAAGATGTACTAACATGACTATCCACACCAAATTTCTACAGAAacatttacattatattatagAAATAACAACAGAGGGAGGTGAATGGTCAAATAAAGACATTGCCATGGCAAGACTAAAAGCAACTACAAGAAACCCAGCAGATTTTAAAATGACCAACACAAAACCTTCATATCTGTGTCAGTTCTAAACTGGGATGACAACGAGTAAATAATCTAGTGCCATATTTAACGAGGCCACAGAATTCCCTCTTAATTGGGATGCTGGTCATCCCTTTCCTTTTCCTTGACATTGCTGAAACCATAAGCATGCCCCTTGCCTTCAATATTCAATGCACAAAGACAGTACTcggttgtttaaaaaaaaaaaaaaaaaaaagactaaataTATAATGATCCTGCCCGATCAACAACATTAGGTCCACGTTTAGCTTTTGTTTCACAGTAATGTCACATTTTCCTTAAAGGGGGCGTTTTCCCGCACTCTACCCTACATAGTGCAATGGCAACAACCGTTCTAGGCATGCATTGACAATTACTTTATTCTCTGTGTCAAGTCATCGtagcatcaaaatgagtttgaagtgTTTCCTTTCAGGTAAAATAACTGCGTTGTGTTGCTTTAACCTTACCTTTTTAACCAGGTAGCCCTCTCGGATAATCTTTGGCTCCATAAGGCGCTGTGCTGATTGCTGCAAGGTTgctggggtgagtgtgtgagtgggagagtgAGTTTGAGCAGTCTACTTAAGCACGGACGTTTGTGACTCTCGCAACTGTCACAGCCCATACCAGTGTAACTTCTGCCTATATAAAGAGGGAAGTTCTGCAAtggtgattcgtcacatggtcagacagcttcctctcttttttccaccaGCAGTgggtgactttttttttttagtaagaATGACTACTAATGAACCCGCCCTTCATAAAAGTGTTGACTCAAGTTACGGCTCTTGAGATGTATCTTAATCTGTGACTCCCTTATTTCCTATAAATATTAGTGATCACTCATAACACTGAGTTTTGCAGACATGGAGTGATCACCTATTTATTTGGCTGAAATTACTATGTGAGATATTTTGTATCTGATGATCTATTGAGGTATATAATATATCCATTCTAataatatatctatctatacaaATCTATTGAGTAGTATCATATAACTCAATGATATGAGCTACATGATATGTATATTAAATAGTTCAATAACTGATCaaggctgtttctctctccattgtTTATGTAACTAATCACACATGAAGACAGACACTGCAAACGTAGTTAGAAgtaaaggtagagagagagaaagagagagagagagaaagagagagagagaaaggggacacTTTGATAGTACATGCAGCTGTTGTTTGAAAAGGAAGTACAAATGTGGTTGGAGTTGAAAATACCCTAACCACAACTTTCACTATCAGCATTTTCTCCTTAAATCAACATATAGAATGTGCCCTAACATATATTAGGTCTGTTTGAGTTTAAATACATGCATTTTCATAGAATATCAATGCTTCTATGACAAATCTGATTCCTAGAATGACCAGGTATATTCACACATGTGTCAATGTTTCCAAAGCAGATGCTGTGTGAAGCATTTTCTTCCACAGAACTATGAGGACACACTGTTGTGGTGACAGACAGCTTTGGGAGAGGAGTAGGCCAGAGCCattagtccctttcccacataactgtGACTCTTTTTTGGGTGGGCAGAGGCGCCCCCCACCTGCCAAGTGTGAGACAAACAGGGTTCACCATTCACAGTGTTCACCATTCACATTGGTTCATAGTTTGCCAAGCTTTTCCATTGACTGCATATACTTCACAATTTTCTGGTGAAGTCATTGCTATACATCAACCTCATTTTGGCAAATCACATGAACAGCTTGACCTGCCTGTGCAAGGACAGCTGTTTTGAagtgtatgtaggctactcttataTAATAGTGGTATATAAAAATTCAGTTGTGTTCTacttacaaatatatatatatatatatatatatatatatatatattaaaaaaaaaaaaaaaaaaggactcgcaattgtgtattgtgtaaatgttttttattattccgGTGATTTAGAATTTAATTCTGAGTCATTAGGCTATACCAGAGAcggtatttaagtatctttggctATACTGTCGATGTATCTTGAACAATCCAAGCCACAAAACACTCCTTTCATCATTTTAGTAGTCTAAATGTGTCAGAACAGAAAATAAGGTCACACTTAGTAAAAAGAAATGATTTTACTTGGATAATCATCTCTCGAAATATTCCAATACAAGGGAGAGCAAATGTGTGCCGTCTCTTGTCTTCCATCTCTAAGccctcagttcagttcagcacTCTGAGTATTGTGAGAAGAAGATTGGGTGGAGTATGTTCTCAACATTTGTCAGTTGTCTAAACCTATTATTCTTTACTATTTATTCCAATAAATTTCGTGCTTTTGTCTAAAATGTATTTCAGCATGTAGCACGAGATCAATGTGCGGACAACACTAACTCCAAGGCCAAATGTAGACACCATTTTGTGTAAGTACACATTTGTTTAATACCATGCATCTAAGTACATTTACAGTGTctataaaaagtattcacccTTTTGGATATTTCCCTACTTTTACTGcttttataaatggaatcttgATCAATTTAATTTGGCCCTTTTCTACAATAACTTACAAAACTCCCCCCTTTAATGTCAGAGTGAAAGCAAATTTCTACAAAgtaatgttaaataatacaaatatgtaTTGTAAAATAGCGATTGCATAAAGTGATGCCTTTAAGTGACTGACCAAAATCAACAGCAGTCCAGCCAGTTGGTGCCAATCGTCTCGCAAATAGTGAAAAGGAGATCGCCTGAGTGCAGTGAATGTGTGAAATATAGTAATATTCAGACAGCTGCGTGTAGAAGATCCAGTCACTGGTCAAGTCAGTATTCCTGGCTACAATTCCACCAtgaagacaaaagaacactcCAAAAAACTCCAAACATGCCTCTGGAGTTTAGTGAAATCCACCATTAAGGAATGTAAGGAATATTGCAAATGTGCAAAAACTGCCCAGTGCACCACAAACTGTGACCGTTCAAGAAGAATACTGGTGGGGGAGGCCACCAAGGCACCTAAGAGAACTCAGAAGAAGTTAAAAGCTTCAGcagctgagatgggagaaaataTGCATACGACATTATTGCCTGAGTTCTTCACCAGTCAAAGCTGCATGGGTGTGTGCCAATGCTCTTATAAAATCTCAACTAAAGGTCGACCAAAATTGACCTTAATGATcaaacactgcacatcatcACGAACGCACCATATCtaatttgaagcatggtggtggtggttgcatCATGCTGTGGGGATACTTCTCAACAGCAGGCCCTGGAAGACTTGTAAAGGTAAACATGACATTAATTTAGCATAACATATGGGAATTCCAGATGATAATCTGATTAAGGGCCCTATTTTGGCGATCAGAAATGGATGGTCAGAGGCACAAACTTCATAGACATTAAAGTCAGTCCATAGTCACTAATTGAATGGTGTGATTTCATGATCAAAGGCTACCAGGGTCATATAACAGTGCAACCGTAACAGGGTGGATGACCATCGCACTGCACGAAAAATAGTGtcagatacagtatgcacaggAGAGATGCTACATTTCCAGTGCTATAGATAATTCCCCACAGCAGTCAATCAATTACCAAGCCTATCTCAAGATGTTTGGATAGGAACTCTTCCTGAACTCAAAACTGTATATTTGAGGAATTGAGGTGCCCTTTGGATGGCAAACTGATTTACCAGTGAGAATAGGACGGGGAGCCTGTTCACCATCAAAAACAGTCACCAACAAAACATCCTTTGTGGACAAAAAAAGCATTACTATCAGAAGAACAGCCTTGGAACATTGCACTGGGATCAAGCAGCCACTCTCCTTCATCCGTGTTTAATCGAATTAGGCCCATAACACCTCCAGAAGGCTCAGCAGTGGTATCTGGTGTCCAGCGCGGTCTTGAAGTCGACGACGACGGCCACtgacgcaccccccccccccccccaaaaaaaaacagtatatcTACAAATACACTCGTGATGGGTTCTCTACCAACAAATACCAACACATTCTTCAGTCGTTCCTCTTCGTCGTTGTGTGGCTGTTTGTGATCCGATTAGCATCATATCCAAACCAACACAAACTATCAATGAGGACACCAGTACCAACACATTCTTTGGTCTTAACAGTGAAACAAGGTTTGGTAGCCTAGAACAGTTGAGCTCTAGGAAGCATTATGACTTTCACCACAAGTTATACTACGTGAGCTTTAGCCAGCTGTGTATTTGGGTTTTTAAAGCAGCATGCATGTGTAGTTTTTTACATCAAGATAAGGGCTCCAGGTTTATTTGGTCTTACTTTATGGAGAACGCATGTCTGACTTGCCAATACATGCCCATGATTCAGGTATTGTACTGAATAACGTGCAACGTTGTTTGAGCATGACCTTATGTCCGTTTTAGAAGGCTACGCACTAAAATTTACGCAAATGAGAATTcgtacagtgtgtgtttctttaaacAATATTTTTACTTTCCTGTAGATATAGCCGACAATCTGACACAGAGTACACTGATCATATTCATTGTGGTTCACTTATTTGTAGCAAAGGCAATGACTTAGGcctactgcatacagtatgttgatgaCAGAAGACAAATAATCTATGCGTAAAATTAATCGTTACCTTATTTGAATGCATTTGCAGTTTTTTGCCATTATCTCATTAGATTTGTAGGAGACACGCTTACTCGGGGATTACAGACAGGGATTAGGCTATGCACAGGAAGAGCAGAAATTGCATTGAGGCCTTTCTTCGGCGATGTGTTTTTGCGATTTTGCCACACAGATTCACGTCACAGCATACCTCTGTGCCAGGTCTGCTTAACCTCCCATTGACACCAGGTAGCCGGACGTTTCGCCGAGAGTTTGAAGGCAGCATCATTTGCAGCGGATAATGGCTGACATTCCCCAGCTGATCAAAGTCTCCGTGTCGTTGAAAACGACTCCTAACGAGGGACCTGTGTTCTTCAAAACCGATGGGACTAGATTTGATCAGAGCAGGACAATAAAATTACTCACTGGAACTAAATACAAAATTGAGGTGGTCGTCAAACCCGGAGCGGTGCAAGCTACGTGAGTATCGTGTCAGGAGGTACATTAAAAATGTATCGGTAGATACATTATTTTGGTAGGTATTTTGGTGCAAATGTAGAGCAGTGATTTCTGACCCATTACGCATTGCAACTGGGCGTCGCTTCTCCTAAATCAATTGACAGACGGAGGCCTTTATTGCAAACTAGGTAAAATAAAACCTCTAAGCATCGTAGAATTACATGAATATAGCCAATAAAATACATGCAGAGGTTAAATGCAACAAAGAAATGACCGCGAATTTGGTTGAATCTGACGTGTAGCCTATCTGTCATATTTTGTGTACTCGCAATTAAATATAGGACAGAGGGACCACATACAGCCATGAGATTATGTCGTCCAGTTGTCAGTGAAATCCACAGCCGATTAGTAGTCCTCCATTTGTAACACTGCTGCCTCGACCTTAGTAAACCTAAACAACGTTTAGCGTTGTTACATTTAATCTCTTCAATTGAACTAGGGTTAATTAAACAAGAAACGCTGATGACAATATTACCCTGTTCTGTCTTGAATCAATAGACGATTTCACTGAagatttaaaaatcaatatacGTAGAATCGCTTTGTGATCTTTATTCTGTACCACCCCCCACAGGTGACATTGTCATATTTGGTTTGGCATAGAAGTtactatctctatctatctatctatctatctatctatctatctatcttatcatTAATTTTCCACTAGTCCATACTTTTACTCATTTTTGATAACCATCAGGACCATGACTATAGGGGGAGTGACCTTCTCCTTGGAGCAGCAGTCCAAGGATCCTcagtcagtagcctacactggcTTATACAGCACTGAAGGTGTGAACCATACCAAGAGTGGGGAGAGGCAACCTGTCCAAATAAGCATGGAGGTACGGTACCATAATGATAGCAACCTTGTGGTATTGATATTGATACAGAGCagtaattaacttttttttttaattgttggaAAGGGAACAGGAATGTTGCGGAATAGTTTGAGTCTCCTGTTGAGCTTAGTTGTGAGCCATACTCTATAGTAAGATATAGTTAACTGTTTGAGAGCATTATTTCACCATATACTCCTTCAAATGCAAACACCAATTAAGCTTACATTGTTTGTGCTTTGTTTCAGTTTCCTGATGCTGGTCAGTTTGAGACCACATGGCAGGTCAAGTACTACAACTACACCAAGCGGGACCACTGCCAGTGGGGCAACAGTTTCAGAAGCATTGACTATGAGTGCAAGCCTAATGAGACACGCAGCCTCATGTGGATCAATAAAGAGATGTTCGTCTGACTAGGGAATTGGTGCGACTTGCTAGTCACTCCGCCTGGTTAAAAGTGATTGATAAAGCTCACTACTGAGGCGTTATTGATCAGGCCTGTCAGTGGACTGTACATATCATGTCATTACCAGTTCCTGcctcagtgtttgtgtgaactgtgacctgtgtgtgggtgtgtgtgtttgtgtgcattaggTGACCCAGTGGTGATGTGTGGATGTAACTGTGTCATCATGTAACTGTGACATTTACCAGCAGTTGAGTCAACAATGTGTAATTCAGGCAAACACAGGATATTAACCAGTCCAATACACATCCTGGAGAATAATGACCAGCTAGTAACTGGCGCTGCTCTCTATGACTGTCTAAAGGAGGTGGTGTACTCCTCCATGCACATTTGTACAGGTCGAAGACGTGTGTGACTGACGTGCGGTCACAACTGTAGGGAGGCCCACGATGCCCCTACAGGTCGCGTTGATGACACAATTCTCATCATCcgccgtgtgtgcgtgcgcgggaCCCAGACGCAGGACAATCAATACTGAATATTGTTGACAGATAGAATGCAAACAGCTCGTATATTTTAACACTGACATGACAAGCTCCAAGTTCACTAAGAGACTAAAGGAATGCAGCATAAACCAGGCCTATTAGAGAGGTGGGATATAGCTAGCCATCATTTTCCAGGATCTGTAtgttcttctgtctttctctatccctaTGCAGTTGTCTCATTTTCTACCTCTGGAAGGCACAATCAGAATGAGGGATACTACCTAAGTGCTGACAGATTCAAGGGTTAGATTAGATATCTTATTGGTGTGATACTGTGATACTGTAGAAAATGAACTACCCTACCTGCCTACATATCAGCTctgatctgtgtttgtttgtgaaatatTTTGTATTTCCAGTCAGAACCTAAATAGAGAGTGTATATTGTATTTTGGTTATAAATAAACTGTTGTTTTGAAAAGCTTAAATTGTTGTTCAATTATAATTTTGTGATCTAGAgtgtttcaaataaaataaaagtgcaaTATTACAACACAAAGTATGCACTGACCAAACCTCTCTATCTTACTTGAATGTGCCAAAGCTACGGTATGTATGGATTAAATACATGGATGATCCTCTACTGCAGGGGTAGGCAGCCTGCGGCTCAAGGGACATATGCAGCCCTTTAGAGCCTCTCTAGTGGCTCCCTGGCTTTCTCTAAAAAATGGAACTtataaaatatttttaacaatttCATATAGTTGTTAAGCTTCAAGCTATCCCAACACATTAGTGAACATATTAAACTGTACAATACAGCATATGCATGAGTATAGGGAGTGTGATTAATGTCAGAGGTAAAGATAGAGATGTTTAGACTGATTTCTTTTAAATGGTTCCGACACCTTTGCGgcccagacagatttgtttattatttctgGTCAAAAAAATGGCCTACTGTTTCTGTCCTTGTCGAGATGAAACGCAGTACTGAAAAGCATCTGCAGATGGTGCTAGTTTATCGAAAGAATCGCAAAACGAATTTAAATAGGTCTGTGAACTCTGctagcatataggctacctGTAACACCAATGATCAGATGTAATGGGAAATGAATCGATATAAGCCAGCTGGCCAAATAGGATTCTACTGAAAGAAGTGGAAGATTTACGCAGTAGTGTGAAAATGCATTATGTTGATTAGGCGTAGGCTATTCTCTCTCAAGCTGGCTGATTAAACACATGCGCTCAGGCCTCCGTAGGACCATATATAAATACAATTTTACGCATATCTAATTATGCACAGCCTCATTACGCACATAGCCTAAAGGAAGCACTGGGGGCCATTATGTTGCATTTGGCAACCGACCCACTTCCTAAAGTGTGCATATCCGTTCGCATCTAGTTGAGCAATGCCATTGCTGCAccctacaaacaaaacagataaagtagcctacaacgcaCGTAGCCTATGCTACTGGCATTATCTGTCGGACAGTAGGCTTTTCGTTCTGTTGAGATGTGCGCATGTAGGAGTGTGGTGAGAAAAAAAGTACCCGGATGTACTGTAGTATTTGCACCTCCCCCTCTTTACCACCCCGTCTCTCCCTTCAACCTCTCTTCTCCAACCGagcctcttctccttcttcactcTATAGACCCCTCCCTGCGGGTCTCCCCAAGTCACTGCAGTGAAACGCCCGGTGAAAGAGAGCGAGTGGTGAACCAAAAACACCCAACCGTGTTAATACGCTAATATCAGCTACTGCGTCGCTTCAGAAGGCCGACGTTCCACCCTTGGCGAAATCTGTCGATTGGCGTCTCTGCACATCTCTTGGTAGACGTTTCATCGTCCAACCGGCAAGATGGTAAGGACTGCTTGTGTTATAAGATTGATCAAGAGGCTTGGTGTGTCGTGGCATAAAATGTCAAGACGCTGCATGCTCTTCTTGACATTTCAGAGTCGGAATCGCGTAACCTGTAATGCCTATGTATATACAACAGGAAAGCAGGGTTGATCGAGCGGAGAGACCAATTTCCTTGTAATTCTCCACCTTTGTGTAACGTAGCTATCGTCTCAGTGGCCCAGATAATGCTGTTACCTACTCTTTTCCCTTCAAAGTGATATCCTAACAGTTGTAGGTTATAGTAAGACTAATTCAGTTACACCCTGCAGTCGCCTCAAAGACTAATCATGAACATCGCGAGTTGAAAAACCTACTGATGTGTTTTTCGCTTTTCTGTATTGCCAGATTCCAGTAAGTGTACAGTCAGTGGTCCTGAAGACAAGCACAGGCAAAAAATAATGTCACCATGTCGATAAATAGTTAGTGGAGTAGCGTAATATATTAACGTAATGAAGCAACAGTGTAACAGCCATCGAATGTTTACGAAAAATCCATGAGCGTTACACTGTAACCAAtcgtcattcattcatacacgGGCTGTACTTCTTTTGAAGTTTTAAATTCATCCATATAGTTGGTGGTATGTTTATTCATGTGTAACAACATATTTGGACATAGGCTACCATTATAAGGTTACGCATTGATTAGCCTGCACTACCTGAACTCCAACAGGTAGGCCTTAAGCGTGTTTTGTAGCCTAGTCTGTGACAGGTCAGTCCCTCATTTAGTTAAGTCTGCTTATCTATGCTACATcttgcataggcctacagtgtcaGGCTTATACGTGACCACAGCAAGACTCAGGATTATGAGTGTTTTGTCATTGTAAAAGGACCTTTTTTCACTTGCCTTTATCAAATATACCCCACAGCGTACCATTTCACATGCTCAGGGTTTCTATATAGGACTATTATGAGAGTTAAGTTGCCTGTAAAATAAGTGCTGTTGTTGAGATTAGCCTTATATTTTACTTATTCAATGACCCAATCATACCCAGTATGCAGTTATAACATTGGTTATAGATATGAGAAATGTGGTATAATGGCTATGTTAGGGTGAAATAAATTAAAGTCAGCAATGACTGAACAATTTGCTCACATCCCTCTGATTGCCATTGCCACACTGCATAGGTCTCCCCCGTGCTGCACATGTGTAGATATTTTGCTACCAATAACATATTGAACTAGGCCTCAATGCAATTTACAAGAGTAGTGTCTTGGGATTTGGGGGGCGTGAAGAGAAGAATGCAAATGAAATTA is a window from the Sardina pilchardus chromosome 18, fSarPil1.1, whole genome shotgun sequence genome containing:
- the cnrip1b gene encoding CB1 cannabinoid receptor-interacting protein 1b, producing MADIPQLIKVSVSLKTTPNEGPVFFKTDGTRFDQSRTIKLLTGTKYKIEVVVKPGAVQATTMTIGGVTFSLEQQSKDPQSVAYTGLYSTEGVNHTKSGERQPVQISMEFPDAGQFETTWQVKYYNYTKRDHCQWGNSFRSIDYECKPNETRSLMWINKEMFV